A window of Methanobrevibacter thaueri genomic DNA:
AACCGAATAACATTATTAATTTAATGTCATCTGATTTGATGGTTTCTGCAAACTCCTTGGCTATTTTAATTCTATCATGCACATAAATCACCCAGTACAATAAGTAATATATTATATTAAATTTATTTATAATAAATATATTGTTGCGACAATCCAAAAATACTGAGATTATCCAAAATCATTCAATGGAATGATTACACAACTAATTATTTGTTTTAAGAAGTATTTAAGTCTTTATATATTAAACAAAGTAAATATTACCCCCTATTTATAAAATTATATAGTTACAGCAATATTTACCTGCCAATATTATAATGGCTTTGAGATAACCTTCACCCTTCCGTTTACAATTTTATAATCGTATCTTCGATAGAGTGAGATGTTGCTCATTGCCTTGATGTATTCAAACTTCAGAAAGTCCGGATTGTCCTTATAATATGCCTGTCTTGTCTTGTTCTTGCCACGGCCATGAAGCAAATCAACGCTGTCCATACCCAAGAGATTGTCATCAAAAGACCCCTGAGTCAGATACATTGAGTTGAACTTCCTTAACATATGTGGTCGCAGCCGTGCATATCCTCCAACCTCACCGAAGCCGAGATAATCATTCAGCTTTTTAAACTTATGATTTACATGGTTTAAGTTATATTTCAAAAGCGGAGCGTCCAGGTCAAAGTCCTCATGCTTCAGTTTAATCTTGGCAATCCTCTGGACGCATTCGGGATTGAGGAAGGTGTAGTATGGCTTGTCTGTCTTTTGCCTGACTAGCTTGCAGGTGCATACCACGTTGTTGTTTCTAGCCAAGTACTTTAAAGCGTCATGGAAATTGTCCTTTTTGTGATAGGATTTTGTTCCTTCAAATAGTGTTCTGTTTGTCATGGATTTGGCCTCGCATCTGCTTGCGCCTGATGATATGATAACCAAAATCCACATCTTCAAGTCATCGTCTGCAAACTGCATTGCAAGTCTAAGTTCATCCTTGGTCGGTAAATCGGCAAAGCTTATCAAATCATTTTTATTAACATACTTTTTGTTGAGTGGCAGTATGAATGGTATTGTTACCCTGTTGTAGTGATAGAATGTCTTGATTTTTGATATTGAGTTTGTTATTGTGTTTCCTATATTGTTTTTGATGAGATAATCCCTGAATGAGATTATTCTGTCGTATATTGTTAATCGGTTTTCCGGAGTGTGGTTTTCCAGTTCGGTTATTGCTTCAGCCAACAGGTCGCATAGACTCATGTTGTGGAAATTTCTGTACTTGTTAAATACTGAATTGTATGACTTAACAGAAGCAATGCTATGGCCTGATTTTAGGTGAAAATCATCTATCAAATCCTGGTCTGTAGTGTAATGCATTTCTATAACCTCTTTTTTATTTTTTGATTGATTAAACATGCACCAAAAAATAAAATGCATTTCGTAATTCTATAGTTATCAACAAAATATATATAATTTATGTTACTGAAAGGGAACTATGATGAAAAATAAGTGGTTGAATGCTTGAATAAATAATGAGTAATATTGACAGCAATCAGAAATTTGCCATTTTAATTAATTGGATTTTCAATTAAATTGGTTTTGAGTATAAAAATAACATCTTTGAAATGTGTAATCTACATGAAAAAAAGAAAAAATTTGAGGAATGTTGAATTCCCCATTTTATTTTTTAAATTTTATAGTTTTTTTGACATTATCCTTGCCGTAGATGACCTGGTAGGTGTATTTTTTGTTTGTTTTGAGTTTTTTATAGACACTGTTTTTGATAGTGAAAGTTGCAACACCTTTCTTGTTGGTTTTAGCCTTGAAAGTCTTTTTATTGAATTTTAAAGTTATTTTTTTGTTTTTAAGGTATTTTTTGTTTACCATTTTGAGTGTTACTTTTATTTTTACTGCCTTTGCTGACTTTTTGGCATTTATATTTTTCGCTGTTATGATGCTTTTAACAGTGACTTTTTTGGTAATTGTAACATTACCATAGGTTGCTTTAACAGCATATGTTTTTGGAGGCAAAGTGATTTTAACTGAAGCATAACCATCTTTATTAGTCTTTGAAATTACTTTTTTGCCGTTGATGGTGAATGATATTGTTTTTCCTGAAAGAGGAATGTCATTTTTAGTTAAGCGAACTTTATAATGGTCCCCACTGGTGTAAAGCATATTGACATTAGCGCAGGCTAATCTTGTTTTAACAGTAAAATCAACAACCTTAGATGTGCCAACAAATCTTGCATCACCAACATAGGTGACGTTAATTCCATAATCACCATCATCCAAATCCAGAATGGATTTGGTGAAAATATTTTCATATCTAACACCCTTAACGGTAAATGAAACATCCCCTGTAGTCTGGTTGTCTATTGAAATCACCAATGTATTATTGATTATGCCCGCAGCTAAATTGGGATCTTTTAAACTGCAATGACCTAAAGCGTAGATTTTATCATCTGCAGAGACATATATTGTTCCATTCTTATCCATAACCGGATTTCCACTGATTTTTGAGTCCAGCTGAGACTTCCATAAAACATTTCCCTCAGAGTCAACGCTGTAAAATATATCATCAACTGCAAAGTACAAAACACCATCATTTCCAACCAAAATGCCGGAAGTAATCTCCAAATTGCTTACTAAAGACTCTTTACCTGTAGTCAAATCATACCTATACAAATTGCCCTTTGAATTTAATGCATAAAGTCCACTATCAGAGTCGATGACCAATTTGTCTTTTATTCCACCAGTTACCTTGCTTTTCCACAATTGTGAACCGTAAACTGAATATGCAACAATGGAATCACCTAAAACTGCATAAACAACATTACCTTCACCAATAATAGGTTTTATTGGCGCATAATCACCAGATTTGATGAATTTTGTTTGTAATGTTTTAGCATCAATCACCCTTAATCTGTTTTCAGATAAAACAACAATGATTTCATCATTGGCCACAGGAGAAGTTAACGGTGAATTTTTACCCAAATCAACAATGGTTGGATTTCCACCGAATTCCCACAACTTAAACGGAACGATGACAAGCTTATATGAGCCTGATGTGACCTGATATTCACTTGAAATGTAGATGTTTGCATTAGCATCCATAACAGGTGCAAAGTTACTTGATCCCTGATAAATATTAGAAGAACCATACCTCTCACCCGTAGTCTGATTGATAAAGTATAAAGTATCACCGGTTTTTGGTGAAATTACAATATCCCTACCAATGACAATTCCAGAATAATTTCCTAAAACATCACTATTGTTGAAAATCCATCTCAAATTACCATTTAAGTCAAATGAATAAATGCCATCGGAAGTTGAAATGTAGAGATTGCCCTCGCTATCGATTAAGATATCGCCACCGATTTGAAGTGTGAACAATACCTCACCATTTGCTGATGTGTCGTATGGTGATTTAGCATTGTTCTGTGAGTTGAACCCAACATTTGACCATTGAGGAGAAGGATATTCCAGAACACTGAATGAAGTTGAATTCATGACTGTGTTGTAGTTGTTTCCATCATAAACTGCAGTTATATCATAATCGCCGATTTCCAAATCTGAAATGACATACTCAATATCACCTGACAGGGGAATGTTTATAATATCATTGCCTATGGTGAATGTACCTGAAGTCTTCGGTGGAACCTTAATTTTTATTATAACATCCTGACCAATCTTAATATCACTTGAAGACATTTTGAATGTCAAATTGGACTTAGCAATAGTGAAATTACCTGTTTTTGTTAAATTAAAGTAGGTATCATCACCAGTGAAGAAAACTGTAACGTTTTTAAGTCCCGCTTCCAGATTAGAGAGGAATATTTCTGATTGACCATTTACTACATCTGATGTGTTGGAAACACCATCAACAGTAACTGTAACGTTTCCTGTTGCATTATCATTTAACTTAACAGTGACAATTGCGGTTTCACCGTAAAATATGTCATCTATGATTATTTCCATTTCGGAAACGAGATTGTCAACTTCAATAAATTTAGAATCACTGCTTGTTAAATAAGTATCATCACCATTATAAATGGCGGTGATTTTATAATCCCCTCGAGTGACGTTTTTCATTGTATAAAACGCTTTTGCATCACTTAATTTTAAGGTTTGAACGTTATTGTTGATTTTTAAAGTGACATTGCCTGTTGCATCACTTAAACATGAAACAGTAATTAAAACATCACATCCAACCTCAATTTCGCTGAGATTTAAAGTGGTCTTTGAAGGATATTTGGAGATTAATACTTCACAAGACATGTTCTGAGGTAGATACTTATCATCACCAGAGTAAAGTGTTTTAATAATGTAACTGCCTGCTTTTAGTCCTGTGAAATTAAATGAAAGGATATCTGAAGCATTTTTACTTTGACTGACGTTAGAAACACTGACAGTTAATGTTCCTTTAGCATCACCTGGAAGCTTAACTTCAAGGATTAAATCATCCCCAACCATAATATCACTGCTTTTAGCTGAAAGATTAGGGCTTGATTTTAAAAACTTGAAATCAATATTATAGTAAACATCATTATAACTAATGGTTACCTGTCCGTCTTCAAGTGCAGTTAATGTAAAAGTCAATCTGGAATTTGAATTTTTAACCATATTGCCGTTTAAGGCACTGAGTTTAAAATTAATTTCCGGAACGTTGGTGTATTTTTGTGAGTCATTTAAATAAAACGCCAAATTAATTAAAGTAGCTTGGTTGACCTCTAAAGCATTAACATTAGCGGTTGCATTTAAAACCAGCCAGTTGTTAATGTTACTGAATGGTTTAGATAGATTGTCCAAAGTATTTCCCCACCAATTATAATCCAAAGTATAGTTGGAATTAGTGTTGACTATATCTGTATTGTTTAAGATTATAGAATCTTTAATCGAAGTGTAACCATTATTGTTTATGACCAAAGCATTATTGTTAGTTATAATTGACTTTGATATTTGAGCATACTTTGCATCAATTAAATAAGTTGCTATGTTGTTGCTTAAAACACAATTTTCAATGATTAACCAACCAGTGTTTTGCTTGATGAAATCTGAGTTCAAATTAGAGATTTGAATGTTTTTAAGAGTAAAATTACTGTTTAAAACAAATGAAGTTTTATCTGTTAAAGTCGCATTGTTTTCACCCTTAATTTGGATGTTGTAATTAATTTGAAGGTTATCCTCACTGTAACTTCCGTCCAAAAGAATAATGTTTTTGCAATCTTTAGCCAGCTCCAGAGCTTTTTTAATTGTGCTGACTGGTGTTGATCTAGATTTGCCGTCGTTAATGTCACTGCCGTTTTTAGAGACAAAGACATATTCACGAGTGCTTATTAAAGTCACATTGTTAGTTTTTCTGTTTGAGATTGTTGGAATAACATAAACATCACAAATATCCAAATCACCAAAATAAATTGTGAAAACTGTTGAATTAACCGTTTTGACATACTTATTGTTAATATAGACATCATAAAGTGTCCTGTCTAAAATATCTTTTTCATAATAATTTGGGTGAGATAAACTAGCGCTAACTTGTAAAGTAGCCTGTTCTTTGCCAACATTTAGAGGAGTTAATGTTAAATTAGAAAATTCAATGGAATTTCCAATATAGTTATTTCCTGATACAATGCACTCTGTTCCAATTACTTTAACATTTAAAACATCCCCTGCACGAGTATGATTGATAAATGTATTATTTATAATATAAATGTCTGGAGATCCGTAACTACCAGCCTCCCAAGCGCAAATTGCTGTAGCAATAGATGCTGAATTAGCAATGAATACTGAATTTCTAACTTCAATTGAACCTTTATCCATAAATGAAATTGCACCACCACGACCAGTACCTTCAGTAGATAACTCATCTAAAGCCCAACAATTATTATTATTGTCTTTAAATAAGCAATTATCAACATACAATCTAGGAATTCCACTATATTGGCAAGCTCCAATAGCACCACCACCATTATTAGTAGTACAATTATTGCCCTCAAAGGTAGTATTGTAAATATTTACAATATTATAAACATATAACGCTCCACCATTCCATCCGGCAACATTGTCTGTGAAATTACAGTTATGTATATTAGTAACACCCGCACCATAAGTGGTTATTCCACCAGCCCAAGCAGCAGACCTATTTTTAAAAAACTTAGTATTATAAATAGCAACATTACCCCAATTCATAATACAAGTAGTATGCTCATAAGCAAAATTATTCTCAAAATAACCATTTTCAATAACCATATTTTGCCCTTCAGAAATAGTAATTACACCCTTTGGAACAGTACAATTAATAAAAGAACAATTTTCCAAAATTGCTTTGCCTCTTTTAAGCAAAATAACCGCACCATTTCCAAGAATTGTATTAATATAATCAAAATGACAGTTTTTAATTTTATAATTTCCAGCCCCACCCAGTTGTATAAATTTAGAATCAGGAGAATATTGAAGATAAATCCATTTAAATGTAATATTCTCTAAAGTTAAACTCTTATGATTATAATCTGGAACAATAATTGGAGTATAAGTGACAAATTCACCTCCTTCAACAATATAACGATAACCATCTGATGGAATATAACATCTATGAAAAGCAGAATCCCCAAAATAAGACCCATTAGATCCTATAATTTTTACATTATTATTGATTTTTATTTGACAATTAGAATCCGTAGGACTTGTAGGATAAAAATTAGTATTCTCTTTTAATCTTAAGATATAATCCTTATCTGTTAAAGAGCAATAATACTGTAATTCATTCCAATCATTAACAACAATCTCATCAGATTCCTCATTTTGTAATTCTTCTTGATAAATGGGCTTTTCAAGAATATTATCATCTGAATTAATTGATTGATTTTCTTGTGTTAAAGTCACATTAACATTATCTGCATCTTCTGCAGAAACACAACTACAAAGAAAAATTAATGTGAATAATAACAATGAAATAAAGACCTTTTTATTAAATTTCATGAAAAATCATATCCTCAAAAAAAAAAATAAAAATGGGAAAAAATTTCCCTATTTTTTAACATTTATAGTTTTCTTAACAGTATTTTTCAAATAGGTAACTTGATAAGTATATTTTTTTCCAGCTTTGAGTTTCTTTAAAACACTTTTCTTAATTGTAAAAGTCACAACACCTTTTTTATTGGTTTTAGAATTATATGTTTTACCATTAAATTTCAAAGTTACTTTTTTATTGGACAAGTATTTCTTATTCACTTTACTTAAGGTAACCTTGATTTTTAAGGATTTTGCAGACTTTTTAACATTTAAGTTTTTAGCCAAAACAATACTTTTTACAGTTACTGTGTTAGATACTTTAACTTTACCATATTGGGCATAAACAGTGTATGTTTTAGGAGGTAGTGTTATTTTAACTGATGCATAACCATTAGTATTAGTTTTTGCAGTAGTTTTCTTACCATTGATGGTGAATGATATTGTTTTACCTGAAAGAGGAACACCATTTTGAGTTAAACGAACCTTATAATAACTACCACTAGTATATGCCATTACAAGGTTAGACCCTGTTAATTTGGTTTTAACACTAAATTTAACAATTTTAGATGAATTAACAAATCTTGCATCACCATTATAAGTAACATTGACTTGCCAATCACCATCGCTTAAACTTAAAATGGATTTGGAAAACACATTGACATAATCAACACCATCAAAGGTAAATGAAACATCCCCAGTAGTCTGGTTATCTATAGAAATCGAAAGCATATTATTTTCAACTAGAACAATTAAGTTAGGATCTTTTAAACTACCATGAGTTAAAGCATAAACTTTGTTATCATCTAAAGTCACATAAACTGTTCCATTTGCATCCATTATAGGATTACCTATAATTTTAGAATTTAAAACAGATTTCCATAAAATATTGCCATGAGAGTTTATGCAATAAAATGTTTCATTAACTGCAAAGTATAAATCGCCATTATTTCCAATCAAAACACCAGAAGTAATCTCCAAATTAGAAATTAGACCTTCTTTGCCAGTTGCTGAATCATATTTAAATAAATTACCTTTTGAATTTATTGAGTATAATCCATTTTCTGAGTCTAAAACTAATTGACCTTTAACACCACCAGTTACTTTAGTTTTCCACAACTGAGAACCCGTAGAGGAATAAGCAACAATTGAATCGCCTAAAACTACATAAATTACATTACCTTCGCCAATAATAGGTTTAACAGATGCATAATTACCTGATTTTATAAATTTGGTTTGTAATGATTTGGCATCAAGAACCCTAAGTCTGCCTTCAGATAAAACAACTATAATATCTTCATTTACAGTTGGGGAAGTTAATGGTTTTACATTGCCCAAATCAATTAATGAAATTTCTCCACCATATTCCCATGACTTATAAGGCACTTTAACAAGTTTATAACCATTAGAATCATATTGATATTCACTTGCAATGTATAGATTTGCATTTGAATCTATAATTGGTGCAAATAAACTAGATGCTTGATATAAGTTAGATGAACCATATTTATAGCCGTCAGTTTGGTTAATAAAGTATAATGTATCTCCAGCACTTGGTGAGATTATCACATCACGGCCAATTGATAGGCCTGAGAAATTGCCTGCAAGTGATTCAGATGAATAATTCCATCTTAAATTACCTTGACTGTCAAAGGAATAAATTACAGATTTAGTTGCAACATAAATATTTCCGATACTATCAATTACAAGATTGCCAATAATATCATCAGCAATTGTAATACTGAAAGCAACTTCCCCATTAACATTGCTTTCATATGGAGATTGACCTGTATTTTGACTGTTTGATCCTATGTTAGCCCATTGAGGTGATTCGTATTCTAAAACAGTAAATGAAGTGGAATTTTGAATCGTATAATAATTATTTCCATTATAAACTGCAGTAATCTCATATTCACCCAGTTCCAAATCAGATATTACATAATCAATAATACCTGACATTGGAATGTTGATTACATCAGCACCAATTGTAAAATTACCTGTTGTTTTTGCTGGAACTTTAATATGGACATGTGCCTCCTGACCTATCTTAATATCATTAGATGAGATTTCAAATGTTAATTCGGCTTTGCCTATAGTGAAATTAAAAGACATAGTTTTATTAAAGTAAGTATCATCACCCGTATAAAAAATTGTGACATCTTTCATACCTGCTTCCAGATTACCGAGTTTAATATTTGCCTTTCCATTTTCAACATCACTTGTATTAGTAACTCCATCAACAGCCACAGTTACAAAACCTATTGCATCATCATTTAAGGTAACTTGAATTAAAGCAACATCACCATAAACAATATCATCAATAACAACAGACATTGTAGCATTTAGATTGTCAACTTCAATAAACTTAGAATCACTACTTGCTAAATACTTATCATCACCATTATATGTAGCAGAAATTTTATAATCTCCTCTTTTAATGTTTTTAATAGTGTAATTGGCTTTTGAGTTGTTTAATATTAAAGTTTCAGCAACATTGTTGATATTAAGTGTAACATTACCTGTTGCATCACTTGGTGGAGTAATTGTTAAAATCACATCTTCACCAACATTGACAGCACCAATATCCAAACTTGTAGTCGATTCATATTTAGAAACACTAACCAG
This region includes:
- a CDS encoding Ig-like domain repeat protein, with the translated sequence MKFNKKVFISLLLFTLIFLCSCVSAEDADNVNVTLTQENQSINSDDNILEKPIYQEELQNEESDEIVVNDWNELQYYCSLTDKDYILRLKENTNFYPTSPTDSNCQIKINNNVKIIGSNGSYFGDSAFHRCYIPSDGYRYIVEGGEFVTYTPIIVPDYNHKSLTLENITFKWIYLQYSPDSKFIQLGGAGNYKIKNCHFDYINTILGNGAVILLKRGKAILENCSFINCTVPKGVITISEGQNMVIENGYFENNFAYEHTTCIMNWGNVAIYNTKFFKNRSAAWAGGITTYGAGVTNIHNCNFTDNVAGWNGGALYVYNIVNIYNTTFEGNNCTTNNGGGAIGACQYSGIPRLYVDNCLFKDNNNNCWALDELSTEGTGRGGAISFMDKGSIEVRNSVFIANSASIATAICAWEAGSYGSPDIYIINNTFINHTRAGDVLNVKVIGTECIVSGNNYIGNSIEFSNLTLTPLNVGKEQATLQVSASLSHPNYYEKDILDRTLYDVYINNKYVKTVNSTVFTIYFGDLDICDVYVIPTISNRKTNNVTLISTREYVFVSKNGSDINDGKSRSTPVSTIKKALELAKDCKNIILLDGSYSEDNLQINYNIQIKGENNATLTDKTSFVLNSNFTLKNIQISNLNSDFIKQNTGWLIIENCVLSNNIATYLIDAKYAQISKSIITNNNALVINNNGYTSIKDSIILNNTDIVNTNSNYTLDYNWWGNTLDNLSKPFSNINNWLVLNATANVNALEVNQATLINLAFYLNDSQKYTNVPEINFKLSALNGNMVKNSNSRLTFTLTALEDGQVTISYNDVYYNIDFKFLKSSPNLSAKSSDIMVGDDLILEVKLPGDAKGTLTVSVSNVSQSKNASDILSFNFTGLKAGSYIIKTLYSGDDKYLPQNMSCEVLISKYPSKTTLNLSEIEVGCDVLITVSCLSDATGNVTLKINNNVQTLKLSDAKAFYTMKNVTRGDYKITAIYNGDDTYLTSSDSKFIEVDNLVSEMEIIIDDIFYGETAIVTVKLNDNATGNVTVTVDGVSNTSDVVNGQSEIFLSNLEAGLKNVTVFFTGDDTYFNLTKTGNFTIAKSNLTFKMSSSDIKIGQDVIIKIKVPPKTSGTFTIGNDIINIPLSGDIEYVISDLEIGDYDITAVYDGNNYNTVMNSTSFSVLEYPSPQWSNVGFNSQNNAKSPYDTSANGEVLFTLQIGGDILIDSEGNLYISTSDGIYSFDLNGNLRWIFNNSDVLGNYSGIVIGRDIVISPKTGDTLYFINQTTGERYGSSNIYQGSSNFAPVMDANANIYISSEYQVTSGSYKLVIVPFKLWEFGGNPTIVDLGKNSPLTSPVANDEIIVVLSENRLRVIDAKTLQTKFIKSGDYAPIKPIIGEGNVVYAVLGDSIVAYSVYGSQLWKSKVTGGIKDKLVIDSDSGLYALNSKGNLYRYDLTTGKESLVSNLEITSGILVGNDGVLYFAVDDIFYSVDSEGNVLWKSQLDSKISGNPVMDKNGTIYVSADDKIYALGHCSLKDPNLAAGIINNTLVISIDNQTTGDVSFTVKGVRYENIFTKSILDLDDGDYGINVTYVGDARFVGTSKVVDFTVKTRLACANVNMLYTSGDHYKVRLTKNDIPLSGKTISFTINGKKVISKTNKDGYASVKITLPPKTYAVKATYGNVTITKKVTVKSIITAKNINAKKSAKAVKIKVTLKMVNKKYLKNKKITLKFNKKTFKAKTNKKGVATFTIKNSVYKKLKTNKKYTYQVIYGKDNVKKTIKFKK